In the genome of Fulvivirga maritima, one region contains:
- the istB gene encoding IS21-like element helper ATPase IstB encodes MNNNQTIEKLKSMRLSAMAELHRQQLSSNAYQKCTPDEYLALLTESEWEDRQNKKITRLMKKATFKQQADMDEIIFSENRNLDKNMFNRLSSLQFIKQSENIIITGASGVGKSFMSQAIGRQACLMSYNTIYQVTARLFNKMKLAKVDGTYIKELKRITSAQLLILDDFGLQSMDNMAREVLMDIIDDRHGKTSTIISSQIPVSAWYDIIGEGTIADAILDRLVNSSHRIDLKGESLRKGMLKH; translated from the coding sequence ATGAACAATAATCAAACAATAGAAAAATTAAAATCCATGAGGCTGTCTGCGATGGCTGAACTGCACAGACAACAACTCAGCAGCAATGCTTATCAAAAATGTACCCCAGATGAATACCTGGCCTTACTCACTGAAAGTGAATGGGAAGACAGGCAGAATAAGAAGATTACACGGCTGATGAAAAAAGCCACCTTTAAGCAGCAGGCAGACATGGATGAAATAATCTTCTCTGAAAATAGGAATCTGGATAAAAACATGTTCAACAGGTTGTCCTCCTTACAGTTCATCAAGCAAAGTGAAAACATCATTATCACAGGTGCTTCAGGAGTCGGCAAAAGCTTTATGAGTCAGGCCATAGGCAGACAAGCTTGTCTGATGAGCTATAACACCATCTATCAGGTAACAGCTCGCCTGTTCAACAAAATGAAACTCGCCAAAGTAGATGGCACCTATATCAAAGAACTTAAACGAATTACCTCTGCCCAACTCTTAATACTAGATGATTTTGGTTTACAAAGCATGGACAATATGGCAAGAGAAGTACTTATGGATATTATCGATGATCGTCATGGAAAAACTTCAACTATAATCTCCTCTCAAATACCAGTATCAGCCTGGTATGATATTATTGGTGAAGGCACTATTGCTGATGCCATATTAGACAGGCTCGTTAACTCTTCTCATAGAATAGATCTCAAAGGAGAATCTTTGAGAAAAGGTATGTTGAAACATTAA
- a CDS encoding Mu transposase domain-containing protein, protein MSDNLKSAVTRSSKYEAVINKTFKDFAHHYGCAINPTRSYAPQDKALVENAVQLVYQRIYYPMRKMTFFSIEALNEEIQHHLKGYNNVLFQRKEASRKELFQSVESSLLKSLPQSTYQVKEYARAKVQKMGYVYFSADKTYYSVPYRYIGSQTQIQYTSKHVEVYYKSQRIALHNRVMSKGAYITNKNHLSSTHRAYSQWSPQYFSDQGGKIGVNVKLFMTGLFLQGDYPEINYKRAMGILMLAKNYGHERVDKACLRAVHHDTYSYQRLKNILSNNMDEHEIEQENHQSHIPSHKNIRGANHYQ, encoded by the coding sequence GTGTCAGACAACCTTAAATCGGCAGTTACCCGATCCAGTAAGTATGAGGCGGTTATTAATAAAACTTTCAAAGACTTCGCTCATCACTATGGGTGTGCCATAAACCCCACACGTAGTTATGCACCACAAGATAAAGCTTTGGTAGAAAATGCTGTTCAGCTGGTCTACCAGCGCATTTATTACCCTATGCGTAAAATGACTTTCTTCTCTATTGAAGCGCTTAATGAAGAGATTCAGCATCATCTTAAGGGCTATAATAATGTACTTTTTCAAAGAAAAGAAGCTTCCAGAAAAGAGCTGTTCCAATCCGTAGAATCATCCCTTCTAAAAAGCTTACCCCAAAGTACTTATCAGGTTAAAGAATACGCCAGAGCCAAGGTACAGAAGATGGGATATGTCTACTTCTCGGCTGACAAGACTTATTATAGCGTTCCCTATCGCTACATTGGATCTCAAACCCAGATACAGTATACCTCCAAACATGTTGAAGTATACTACAAAAGCCAACGCATTGCGCTGCATAATAGAGTAATGAGTAAGGGAGCTTATATTACTAATAAGAATCACCTCTCCAGTACACACCGTGCTTATAGCCAATGGAGTCCCCAGTATTTTTCTGATCAGGGAGGTAAAATAGGTGTAAATGTAAAGCTGTTTATGACGGGTTTATTTCTGCAGGGGGACTATCCTGAGATTAACTACAAAAGAGCCATGGGCATTTTAATGCTGGCCAAAAACTATGGCCATGAGCGTGTAGATAAAGCCTGCCTAAGGGCTGTTCATCATGACACATACAGCTATCAAAGGCTCAAAAATATACTCAGTAATAATATGGACGAGCATGAAATAGAACAAGAAAATCATCAATCACATATCCCTTCTCACAAAAACATCAGAGGGGCTAACCATTACCAGTAA